In Aedes albopictus strain Foshan chromosome 3, AalbF5, whole genome shotgun sequence, the genomic window ACCAAGCTATCATCTGCTGGCCATGGAAATGTTACCAACGCAAGCTACAACAACCACCACCATCAGCTGCAGCAGCATCAGCACCAACAACAGCAGCCGTTTCAGGTTCAACCGCAGAACTTGACGACCACCGCAGCAGCTTCGGCATCACCCACTCCGTCGCCTTCTGCGTTGGCCCTCGTAACACCGGTGAGCAACTTGAACCACTTCCCGAATAATAATTCCAACCTTTCGAAGTACGCACAGCTACTGATGGTCATTGAGGAGATGGGACGCGACATTCGTCCCACCTATTCCGGGAGCCGTAGTTCAGCCGAGCGACTGAAACGTGGCATTGTTCACGCTAGGATTCTGGTGCGGGAATGTCTGCTAGAGACGGAACGATCAGCTAGGCAGTAATTTGCTTGCGCCCAGTTCAAGGATTTAGTCAGTGAGCGGATTAGGATAAGTCGGATAAATTAGGTATACGATGTAATTACCTAGACATTAGTTGTGTTAAACGGTT contains:
- the LOC109406306 gene encoding uncharacterized protein LOC109406306, producing MLEIIKRVLFVYQLVSIISDLFIVFHSFRRIFFLAEHILHTNNMDYVDIQAVESKLTDVTVTPIPMGTKLSSAGHGNVTNASYNNHHHQLQQHQHQQQQPFQVQPQNLTTTAAASASPTPSPSALALVTPVSNLNHFPNNNSNLSKYAQLLMVIEEMGRDIRPTYSGSRSSAERLKRGIVHARILVRECLLETERSARQ